In a genomic window of Punica granatum isolate Tunisia-2019 chromosome 6, ASM765513v2, whole genome shotgun sequence:
- the LOC116211626 gene encoding protein LONGIFOLIA 1, giving the protein MMTGMVQDQSLEKQIEKHMGGCMAGLFHIFDRPHSFPAKRLVSPKRLPPSSPVLDPTCDEVDRAAGPPPDQYPRSSPLRDIRSPAREPSTPSEASSAAARSPFPFPLFELKGGTRSPWKCSREAPRLSLDSRATTDARGALDPRGNAAAQPADVPNAGDWLPGEENDRQGRSPSVIARLMGLDNLPRSDPEPAKNAELRRSASESRVNKDLYRFIEGNNFQQNQLQQQQSTVPSNVTRERVKIGDAKSRNVRVEQPVKVQHRGAGLGQRKSFYDSTDFFPEPTKRSALICEDIERRLRIRGIDEPSRDLETLKQILDALQLKGLLHSKRPIGGNVTRQRNFVYEKGFSDSPIVLMKPSRPSNRFDSKSGSDSQQSNFRSRPTLVRRSSPSAAREALPVTAASPRRDNGKGQSRGRAASTVSPTRSDSGAKSPSRRPVADAEQKRPVSPVQSPKIDLGIRQSNQTFTNRSPKIQKPVPDVYPAEDESSTVSESSISTPSQTDTERLKAEEYKDGRSLLERCDKLLHSIAEMTATAELQPSPVSVLDAASFYKDESSPSPVMMKRSMDFTKDHSDDLDDDLWSLISFKREESSDDADFVYISDILRASSYLPEDSDVFLLLEKQQYLKGKDTSKASRMQRRLIFDTIIEILERKRQLPPHWRTNSSALETPSVQQIWSEFQMIRDRDASEDDLFEVICGVLRKDLITMDALTGWGKCPVEVSESVLDIERLIFKDLISETIRDLAACGTEYTDKVQAPRRRLVF; this is encoded by the exons atgatgacGGGAATGGTGCAGGACCAGAGCCTGGAGAAACAGATAGAGAAGCACATGGGTGGCTGCATGGCCGGCCTCTTCCACATCTTCGACCGCCCCCACTCCTTTCCAGCCAAGCGCCTCGTCTCCCCCAAACGcctccctccctcctcccCT GTGCTCGATCCGACCTGCGATGAGGTCGACAGGGCCGCGGGGCCTCCGCCGGACCAATACCCGAGGTCATCCCCTCTGAGGGACATACGCTCGCCCGCCCGGGAACCTAGCACCCCGTCGGAGGCTTCATCAGCTGCCGCGAGATCCCCTTTCCCCTTCCCGTTATTCGAGCTCAAGGGAGGTACCAGATCTCCCTGGAAGTGCTCCAGGGAGGCGCCCAGGCTCTCCCTCGACAGCCGGGCCACCACCGACGCCAGGGGAGCCCTCGACCCCCGCGGCAACGCTGCTGCACAGCCAGCAGACGTTCCGAATGCCGGGGACTGGCTGCCAGGGGAAGAGAACGACCGGCAGGGGAGATCCCCGAGCGTCATCGCTCGGCTCATGGGGCTTGATAACTTGCCCCGCTCCGATCCCGAGCCCGCCAAGAATGCCGAACTCCGGAGATCCGCTTCTGAATCTCGGGTCAATAAAGATCTGTATCGGTTCATTGAGGGGAACAATTTCCAGCAGAATCAGTTGCAGCAGCAACAGTCCACCGTTCCGAGCAATGTGACCAGAGAGAGGGTGAAAATAGGAGATGCGAAATCGAGGAATGTGAGGGTTGAGCAGCCCGTGAAAGTGCAGCATAGAGGGGCGGGGCTGGGCCAGCGGAAAAGCTTCTATGACTCCACGGACTTCTTCCCGGAGCCCACAAAACGGAGCGCGTTAATCTGTGAGGACATTGAGAGGAGGTTAAGGATAAGGGGGATCGACGAGCCCTCCAGGGATCTGGAGACCCTGAAGCAAATCCTCGATGCTCTGCAGCTCAAAGGATTGCTGCACTCGAAGAGGCCTATTGGCGGCAATGTCACTCGTCAGAGGAACTTTGTGTACGAGAAGGGCTTCTCCGACTCCCCCATCGTGCTCATGAAGCCTTCGAGGCCTAGCAACAGATTTGACAGCAAGAGCGGGAGCGATTCCCAACAATCCAACTTCAGGTCCAGGCCCACCTTGGTTCGCCGGAGCAGTCCCTCTGCTGCCAGGGAGGCATTGCCGGTGACCGCAGCTAGCCCGAGGCGGGACAACGGGAAGGGCCAGAGCAGGGGAAGGGCTGCGTCTACCGTCTCCCCGACTAGAAGCGACAGTGGCGCGAAGAGCCCGAGCAGGAGGCCGGTGGCAGATGCAGAGCAGAAGAGGCCGGTGTCCCCGGTTCAGTCCCCCAAGATCGATCTGGGCATACGTCAATCCAATCAAACATTCACGAACCGATCTCCGAAGATCCAGAAACCGGTTCCCGATGTTTACCCCGCGGAGGATGAGTCGTCCACAGTATCGGAGAGCAGCATCAGCACACCTTCTCAGACAGACACAGAG AGGCTGAAGGCGGAGGAATACAAGGACGGGAGGAGCCTGCTGGAGAGGTGCGACAAGCTGCTGCACAGCATAGCCGAGATGACGGCGACGGCCGAGCTGCAGCCGAGCCCTGTGTCGGTGCTCGACGCGGCGTCGTTTTACAAGGACGAGTCATCGCCTTCCCCTGTCATGATGAAACGCAGCATGGATTTCACTAAAG ATCATTCGGATGACTTGGACGATGATCTATGGAGCTTAATCTCGTTCAAACGGGAGGAGAGCTCAGATGATGCCGACTTCGTCTACATCTCGGACATCCTCCGGGCTTCGAGTTACCTGCCTGAAGACTCTGATGTCTTCCTACTGCTCGAAAAGCAGCAGTATCTCAAGGGCAAAGACACCTCCAAGGCCTCAAGGATGCAGAGGAGGCTGATATTTGACACGATCATAGAGATTCTAGAGCGGAAACGTCAGCTTCCTCCGCATTGGAGGACGAACTCCTCTGCCCTTGAGACGCCATCCGTGCAGCAGATATGGTCGGAGTTCCAAATGATCCGAGACAGGGACGCATCGGAGGATGATCTATTCGAGGTTATATGCGGAGTACTGAGGAAGGACCTGATCACAATGGATGCGCTCACTGGGTGGGGGAAATGCCCGGTCGAGGTGTCGGAGTCAGTGCTAGACATCGAGAGGCTAATCTTCAAAGATCTGATCAGCGAGACCATTCGGGACCTCGCAGCTTGCGGCACCGAATATACCGACAAGGTCCAGGCGCCCAGACGTAGGTTGGTTTTCTGA